The proteins below are encoded in one region of Sporosarcina sp. FSL K6-1508:
- a CDS encoding glycerate kinase — MKVVVAPDSFKGSLTALQATQAMVAGIHDANPFIETVMLPAADGGEGTMTSLVDATGGKIVSVIVQDPLGREIEAGYGVLGDQKTSVIEIAEASGLLLLHDDERNPLVTSTYGTGELIVHALNAGLRNFIIGLGGSATNDGGVGMLQALGMSFTNKDGVELPRGGGSLGDLHAINMLHFDERILKSNFLIACDVSNPFIGSNGASAVFGPQKGASPVVVEVLEGNLTRLANVVDQLTGISLHGKKGAGAAGGTGGAFQAFFPGEMKQGISVVLDAISFDEQITDADLIITGEGKTDSQTLSGKTPFGIAKAAHRRGKPVILISGALDEESWDLLAPMFNELHAVADGTISSQDSIAHASHYLRVKTKKVMGNYLSSFNRSLPLL; from the coding sequence TTGAAAGTTGTTGTGGCACCAGATTCATTTAAAGGTAGTTTGACTGCTTTACAAGCCACCCAAGCGATGGTAGCGGGTATTCATGATGCAAATCCCTTTATCGAGACAGTTATGCTTCCTGCGGCTGATGGTGGGGAAGGGACAATGACTAGTTTGGTTGATGCTACCGGTGGAAAGATTGTATCTGTCATTGTGCAAGATCCACTCGGTCGAGAAATCGAGGCGGGGTATGGCGTTCTTGGTGATCAAAAAACGTCCGTCATTGAAATTGCAGAAGCGTCCGGATTGTTGCTTCTACATGATGACGAAAGAAACCCGCTCGTTACGTCGACATATGGCACCGGTGAGTTAATTGTTCATGCACTTAATGCAGGCTTGCGTAATTTTATTATCGGGCTCGGCGGAAGTGCGACGAACGACGGTGGGGTTGGAATGTTGCAGGCGCTCGGAATGAGTTTTACTAATAAGGACGGTGTTGAATTGCCAAGAGGCGGAGGCTCATTAGGTGATCTTCATGCAATCAACATGCTTCATTTTGATGAACGGATTTTAAAAAGTAACTTCCTAATTGCATGTGATGTAAGTAATCCTTTCATTGGTTCTAATGGTGCTTCCGCTGTTTTTGGTCCACAAAAAGGGGCTTCACCTGTTGTAGTAGAAGTACTCGAAGGAAATTTGACAAGATTGGCCAATGTAGTAGATCAACTAACAGGGATTTCACTTCATGGAAAAAAAGGGGCGGGTGCGGCAGGTGGAACAGGTGGGGCATTTCAAGCTTTCTTTCCCGGTGAAATGAAACAGGGTATCAGCGTTGTGTTGGATGCAATTTCATTCGATGAACAAATAACTGATGCAGATTTAATTATTACAGGTGAAGGTAAAACGGATAGTCAGACCTTATCAGGGAAAACACCATTCGGTATTGCAAAAGCAGCTCACAGGCGTGGGAAGCCCGTCATTCTTATTTCAGGCGCGCTTGACGAAGAGAGTTGGGATCTATTGGCACCTATGTTCAACGAATTGCATGCAGTTGCAGATGGTACGATCTCTTCCCAAGATTCAATTGCACATGCAAGTCATTATTTAAGAGTAAAAACGAAAAAGGTAATGGGAAATTACTTATCTTCATTCAACAGAAGTCTTCCGCTTTTATAA
- a CDS encoding DUF1259 domain-containing protein: MDNLASLCDQFAGILRGKSKIGKGVCTVSFHRNLKVTVQGRPSTSVIPASVLFESLDKKGIALNMSEIAVLESEIPVFMHSIIQQGLIVSALHNHWLYMQPTIMYIHIQSIEPPLDFARKLAYSFTLLSTYPVAD, from the coding sequence GTGGATAATTTAGCGTCACTTTGTGATCAATTCGCAGGAATTCTGCGAGGGAAAAGTAAAATAGGGAAAGGGGTTTGTACAGTATCCTTTCATAGAAATCTAAAAGTGACTGTTCAAGGACGTCCAAGTACATCAGTCATTCCGGCAAGCGTCTTGTTTGAATCTTTGGATAAAAAAGGTATTGCGTTAAATATGTCGGAAATTGCCGTTTTGGAAAGCGAAATTCCCGTCTTCATGCACTCCATTATCCAGCAAGGGCTGATTGTCAGTGCATTACATAACCACTGGCTCTATATGCAACCAACAATTATGTACATTCATATCCAATCCATTGAACCTCCACTGGATTTCGCAAGGAAATTAGCATATTCATTTACCTTATTGAGCACTTATCCGGTTGCAGACTAA
- a CDS encoding peptide MFS transporter, with amino-acid sequence MSQITKQQIVESVPQKGFFGHPKGLFTLFFTEFWERFSYYGMRAILVFYMYYEVTNGGLGLDKTVAMSIMSIYGSLVYMSGIIGGWLADRIFGTSKAIFYGGIFIMLGHIALAIPGNIAMFFVSMVLIVIGTGLLKPNVSSVVGDIYPENDNRRDAGFSIFYMGINMGAFISPLIVGELMKTSFHLGFGVAAVGMFFGLLIFVLTKKKYLGLAGMHVQNPLQPSEKKKVFSIFAIATVIIAILVAIAIPRGWLTFDSFIAIVGILGFLIPTIYFVVMYRSPKTTAVEQSRILAFIPLFLASVMFWAIQEQGSTILALYADTRTNLNIFGYQISPAFFQSFNPLFIITLAPIFAWLWMKLGDRQPNIPQKFSLGLLFAGLSFIIILLPGYFGGTDALVNPLWLILSIFVVVLGELCLSPVGLSATTKLAPAAFSAQTMSLWFLSNAAAQALNAQLVKLYTPETEMMYFGIIGGTAIVLSILLFAISPIILRFMKGVH; translated from the coding sequence ATGTCACAGATAACAAAGCAACAGATCGTGGAGAGTGTCCCGCAAAAAGGATTCTTCGGGCACCCGAAAGGTTTGTTCACATTATTCTTCACGGAATTCTGGGAACGTTTCTCGTATTACGGTATGAGAGCAATCCTCGTTTTCTATATGTACTACGAAGTAACGAATGGCGGACTTGGATTAGATAAAACTGTTGCAATGTCTATCATGTCTATCTACGGTTCCCTGGTTTACATGTCAGGGATTATCGGCGGATGGCTGGCTGACCGGATATTCGGTACATCGAAAGCAATTTTTTATGGTGGAATATTCATCATGCTTGGCCATATAGCACTTGCAATTCCAGGTAATATTGCAATGTTCTTTGTTTCGATGGTCCTTATCGTAATTGGGACAGGTTTACTAAAACCGAATGTCTCTAGCGTCGTCGGTGATATTTATCCAGAAAATGACAACCGACGCGATGCAGGATTCAGCATTTTCTACATGGGGATTAACATGGGTGCATTCATTTCTCCGCTTATCGTCGGAGAATTAATGAAAACAAGTTTCCATCTTGGGTTCGGCGTTGCCGCAGTCGGAATGTTTTTCGGACTATTAATCTTCGTCCTAACGAAAAAGAAATATCTGGGTCTTGCAGGAATGCATGTTCAAAACCCATTACAACCATCTGAGAAGAAAAAAGTATTCTCAATTTTCGCAATTGCCACTGTAATAATTGCAATTCTTGTCGCAATCGCCATTCCTCGAGGTTGGCTGACATTTGATTCGTTTATTGCAATTGTAGGGATCCTTGGTTTCCTTATCCCAACAATTTATTTTGTTGTTATGTACAGAAGCCCGAAAACAACGGCAGTTGAACAGTCACGTATCCTTGCCTTTATTCCGCTCTTCCTGGCGTCCGTCATGTTTTGGGCAATTCAAGAGCAGGGATCCACAATTCTTGCGCTATATGCAGATACACGAACAAACCTTAATATCTTTGGCTATCAAATTTCGCCAGCCTTTTTCCAATCATTTAATCCATTATTCATTATCACGTTAGCGCCAATCTTTGCTTGGCTCTGGATGAAACTTGGTGATCGGCAGCCAAATATTCCGCAGAAGTTCTCACTAGGTCTTCTGTTTGCCGGTTTGTCATTCATCATTATTTTACTACCAGGCTATTTCGGTGGCACTGATGCTCTTGTAAACCCTCTATGGCTTATTCTAAGCATCTTTGTTGTCGTCTTAGGGGAATTATGTTTATCTCCAGTAGGATTGTCAGCAACGACGAAATTGGCGCCTGCAGCTTTCTCTGCGCAGACGATGAGCCTTTGGTTCCTATCGAACGCGGCTGCTCAAGCGCTTAATGCACAGTTGGTCAAATTATATACACCTGAAACTGAGATGATGTATTTCGGGATCATTGGTGGAACAGCGATCGTCCTAAGTATCCTATTATTTGCAATATCACCGATTATTCTGCGGTTTATGAAAGGCGTTCATTAA
- a CDS encoding DUF1646 family protein, which yields MILGLSIILILVLFLPFTVKIVERNLEVFLFIMGISAVLVSQVLDSALIFKALEDPLHITLAVIIAGLLFRWLQKPFEKGIRGLSKAIPFRLFLALIVIVLGILSSIITAIIAAIVLVAIVGVLRLDRKSEIRLVIIACYSIGLGAVLTPIGEPLSTVATSKLDADFFYLLRLIGPDIIPGVIAFGILAVIMIKPSNKLNSLKANLGTESYMDIIIRGIKVYLFVMALTLLGAGFEPFIERYLLGLNPLVLYWINMISAVLDNATLAAAEISPVMNDSTIKALLLGLLISGGMLIPGNIPNIIAAGKLNIKSSEWARFGVPIGLIAMVIYFIVIVTVG from the coding sequence ATAATACTCGGCTTATCTATTATATTAATACTAGTATTGTTTTTGCCGTTCACAGTAAAAATAGTTGAACGGAACTTAGAAGTATTTTTGTTTATTATGGGGATTTCAGCTGTACTTGTAAGTCAAGTGCTTGACTCTGCTCTTATTTTTAAAGCTTTGGAAGATCCATTACATATCACGTTGGCTGTCATTATTGCAGGGCTATTGTTCAGATGGTTACAAAAACCTTTTGAAAAAGGAATACGCGGGTTGAGTAAAGCAATCCCTTTCCGCTTATTTTTAGCCCTTATCGTGATCGTGCTTGGTATCCTTTCCAGCATTATTACAGCAATTATTGCTGCTATTGTGCTAGTCGCAATCGTTGGTGTTTTGCGACTTGACCGTAAATCGGAAATTCGCCTAGTTATCATCGCTTGTTATTCAATTGGGCTTGGTGCTGTTCTTACGCCAATTGGCGAACCCCTCTCGACAGTGGCAACAAGCAAATTGGATGCTGATTTTTTCTATTTGCTTCGTTTGATCGGTCCTGATATCATTCCGGGCGTCATTGCATTCGGTATACTTGCAGTAATTATGATCAAGCCTTCGAATAAGTTAAATAGTTTGAAAGCTAATTTGGGAACGGAATCATATATGGATATAATTATCCGAGGGATTAAAGTATATCTATTCGTGATGGCACTGACACTGCTTGGAGCAGGTTTCGAGCCCTTTATCGAAAGATACCTCCTCGGGCTTAATCCGCTGGTCTTATACTGGATTAATATGATTTCAGCAGTACTCGATAACGCTACCTTGGCTGCAGCTGAAATCAGCCCTGTCATGAATGATTCGACCATTAAAGCTCTTTTACTAGGACTATTAATTAGTGGTGGAATGTTAATACCCGGAAATATTCCGAATATCATCGCTGCCGGAAAACTTAATATTAAAAGTAGTGAATGGGCACGTTTTGGTGTTCCGATTGGTTTGATTGCAATGGTCATTTACTTCATTGTCATTGTGACAGTCGGCTAA
- a CDS encoding proline dehydrogenase family protein, whose translation MLKDLFIGLSENQILNSAAKKYGLKLGAQNVVAGTNVEETIQSIKELNAHGISCTVDNLGEFVFQKEEALEAKEQILAVIEAIHEHGVDAHISLKPSQLGLDIDIDFCLENLKEIVAKAASYNIFINFDMENHARLQPSFDLLDELSRDYDNIGTVIQAYFFRAVEDIQKYKNFRLRIVKGAYKETEEYAYQDKTEIDENYIKLIEWHLLNGKFTSIATHDHHVINHVKQFVKDNNIPNDKFEFQMLYGFRKDMQLQLASEGYNFCTYVPFGNDWYGYFMRRLAERPQNLNLVVKQVFNKKTNTMLGLAAGAFALGRITKKK comes from the coding sequence ATGTTAAAAGATCTCTTTATCGGTTTATCTGAAAATCAAATTTTGAACAGCGCAGCTAAAAAATATGGATTGAAACTTGGGGCACAAAATGTCGTGGCCGGAACAAACGTTGAAGAAACAATTCAAAGTATCAAAGAACTCAATGCACATGGAATTTCTTGTACAGTAGATAACTTGGGCGAGTTTGTCTTTCAAAAAGAAGAAGCGTTAGAAGCGAAGGAACAAATTCTAGCGGTAATCGAAGCCATTCATGAACATGGGGTCGATGCCCATATTTCTTTAAAACCTTCACAACTAGGTTTGGATATTGATATTGATTTCTGTTTGGAAAACTTAAAAGAAATTGTTGCCAAAGCTGCCAGTTATAATATTTTCATTAATTTCGATATGGAAAATCATGCCCGTCTACAACCTTCATTTGATTTGCTTGATGAATTGTCAAGGGACTATGACAATATTGGGACAGTAATTCAAGCTTATTTCTTCCGCGCGGTAGAAGATATTCAGAAATATAAAAACTTCCGTTTGCGAATTGTAAAAGGTGCTTATAAAGAAACTGAAGAATATGCTTATCAGGATAAAACAGAAATTGATGAAAACTATATTAAGTTGATTGAATGGCATTTGTTAAATGGCAAGTTTACATCGATTGCAACACATGATCACCATGTCATTAACCATGTAAAACAATTTGTGAAGGACAACAACATTCCAAATGATAAATTTGAGTTCCAAATGCTATACGGTTTCAGGAAGGACATGCAATTACAATTGGCTAGCGAAGGGTATAATTTCTGCACATACGTTCCTTTCGGTAATGACTGGTATGGTTATTTCATGCGCCGCCTTGCTGAGAGGCCGCAAAACTTGAATCTTGTTGTTAAACAAGTATTCAATAAAAAAACTAATACAATGCTTGGTTTAGCAGCTGGGGCCTTCGCTCTAGGAAGAATCACCAAGAAAAAATAA
- a CDS encoding amino acid ABC transporter permease encodes MSGIEWNHIFDLPLAIESFPYILQGIGYTILISFGGMAIGLVLGLALALSRTSKLFLFRWPARIFISYMRGTPMLVFLFLLYFGLPNIGIQFSAVTAALIGFSLHSSAYMAEIIRSSLNSVDKGQWEAATALGLSYGQSLLSVILPQATRIAIPPLSNVLLDLIKASSLAAMITVPDLFQRAKIVGGREFDYMTVYILVGLIYWGICLLVEIWQNHLEKRSTYV; translated from the coding sequence GTGAGTGGAATTGAATGGAATCATATTTTCGACTTACCGCTTGCCATCGAATCCTTCCCATATATTTTACAAGGTATCGGATATACGATACTCATCTCGTTTGGTGGTATGGCGATCGGACTTGTTTTAGGCTTAGCATTGGCACTTAGCAGAACTTCCAAGTTGTTTCTTTTCAGATGGCCGGCACGAATTTTTATATCCTATATGCGAGGAACTCCGATGCTTGTCTTCCTTTTTTTGCTCTATTTCGGATTACCGAACATCGGAATTCAATTTTCAGCGGTCACAGCCGCTTTAATAGGCTTCAGTCTTCATTCCTCCGCTTATATGGCTGAAATTATACGGTCGTCACTTAACTCGGTTGACAAAGGGCAATGGGAAGCGGCAACTGCTCTGGGTTTGTCATATGGGCAATCGTTACTCTCTGTGATATTGCCGCAAGCAACACGGATTGCAATACCGCCATTGTCGAACGTTCTGTTGGATCTTATCAAAGCATCATCACTGGCAGCAATGATCACCGTACCTGACCTGTTTCAACGCGCAAAAATTGTCGGCGGCAGAGAATTCGATTATATGACGGTTTATATTTTGGTCGGTCTTATCTATTGGGGGATCTGTCTACTGGTTGAAATATGGCAGAATCATCTAGAGAAGCGTTCCACGTATGTATAA
- a CDS encoding transporter substrate-binding domain-containing protein yields the protein MAKEMRHRKIIMSLLLLSMMIMLLAACGKEGGAEKDGGNKSSPWENIQEKGEIVVATSGTLYPASFHDSESKELTGYEVEIMKEIGKRLDLKIEFAEMGLDGMLTSLNSNQVDLAVNDIEITPEREEKFTFSEPYKYSFGTAIVRKSDHSGIESLEDLKGKKAAGAATSVYMQVGRDYGAEEAIYDNVTNDVYLRDVEIGRTDVILNDYYLQKLALEAFPEFEIMIHPDIKYHPNVQAIIMKKDNDELLKHVNDVLADMHTDGTISELAKKFFNGEDVSIEQAYDFE from the coding sequence ATGGCGAAAGAAATGCGACATCGTAAGATAATCATGTCATTATTACTTCTATCAATGATGATTATGCTGCTGGCTGCATGCGGCAAGGAGGGCGGCGCAGAAAAAGATGGTGGAAATAAAAGTTCGCCTTGGGAAAACATCCAAGAGAAGGGCGAAATTGTTGTAGCGACATCAGGAACTCTGTATCCCGCTTCTTTCCATGACAGCGAAAGCAAGGAATTGACAGGTTACGAAGTTGAAATTATGAAAGAGATAGGTAAGCGCCTGGATTTGAAAATCGAGTTTGCAGAAATGGGTTTAGATGGAATGCTTACATCCCTTAATAGCAATCAAGTCGATTTAGCAGTAAATGATATTGAAATAACACCGGAACGGGAAGAGAAATTTACATTTTCGGAGCCGTATAAATATTCATTTGGCACTGCAATTGTTCGTAAATCGGATCATTCGGGTATTGAATCACTTGAAGATCTGAAAGGGAAAAAAGCGGCAGGTGCTGCGACTTCCGTTTATATGCAAGTTGGCCGTGACTACGGTGCTGAAGAGGCGATTTATGATAATGTCACAAATGATGTATATCTGCGTGACGTGGAAATTGGGCGTACAGATGTTATCTTAAATGATTATTACTTACAAAAGCTTGCTCTAGAAGCTTTTCCGGAGTTTGAAATCATGATTCATCCAGACATCAAGTACCATCCCAATGTACAAGCAATCATTATGAAAAAGGATAATGATGAACTGTTGAAACATGTGAATGACGTTCTTGCCGACATGCATACTGACGGAACAATTTCCGAATTAGCGAAAAAATTCTTTAACGGGGAAGACGTGTCGATTGAACAAGCTTATGATTTTGAATAA
- a CDS encoding methyl-accepting chemotaxis protein: MRNTLTVQLGTIIVGIMVAMLTITSVATYKTAYDKLYDAAGVEAYGCASITTGLIRPEDVGKMLEGDRETMDEVGQQLNWTINHKAIFETQYIIDLDGKILALDDHLSAKGLKPGDTVPVDKEALAMLLDMKHSTYTDLYEFEGIERLSGYAPIFENHDSTGKIIAISVIDFDGSIVAERTWGVVRNGILISLIPMIIASIITILLIRRKTKSISALIAHAKEIADGNLSIKDTVVTSKDEVGDLGRTLNIMTANLRNMIGTVKSTSIQLTRNSLDTTASLNEMQMAVQQVAHNMSETAASISDGTINAEHASKILSTLANDLQDSKEKADLSVENSQLTMQTAEEGQHSVNDINNDMEKIRVSSNEAGGTIQNLIESTTKIQNITNSIASIAAQTNLLALNASIEAARAGEHGKGFAVVAEEVRKLAEQSNIEVLEVEKLVHDITESISQVVSSTSESTKLIESGTETVRMTATSLSNISRAVSETVKEINLISELTTAEAESSSRVVELINQLTQSIHSIEDMTNNISAATEQTSASIDEVAIRSAEMSHMAQDLEKVVGQFRLE; encoded by the coding sequence ATGAGAAATACACTAACAGTACAATTGGGAACCATCATTGTCGGTATTATGGTTGCAATGCTGACTATTACATCTGTCGCAACATATAAAACAGCTTACGATAAATTGTATGATGCTGCGGGTGTTGAAGCATATGGCTGCGCTAGTATCACAACAGGTTTAATTCGACCGGAAGACGTGGGAAAAATGCTCGAAGGCGATCGTGAAACTATGGATGAGGTCGGCCAACAGCTTAACTGGACAATCAATCACAAAGCTATTTTCGAAACGCAATACATCATCGATTTAGATGGGAAAATTCTAGCACTTGATGACCATTTAAGTGCTAAAGGATTGAAACCGGGGGATACTGTTCCTGTCGATAAAGAAGCACTTGCTATGCTCTTGGATATGAAGCATTCGACTTACACAGACCTTTATGAATTCGAAGGCATTGAGCGCTTATCCGGCTATGCTCCAATTTTTGAAAATCATGATTCAACTGGAAAAATCATAGCAATCAGTGTTATTGACTTTGACGGTTCGATTGTAGCCGAGAGAACATGGGGCGTTGTTCGTAATGGTATTTTAATCAGCCTGATTCCCATGATCATTGCATCGATTATCACAATCTTGCTAATTAGACGCAAAACAAAGTCGATTTCCGCTTTAATCGCTCATGCGAAAGAAATTGCAGATGGAAACCTTAGCATTAAAGACACAGTTGTAACTAGTAAAGATGAAGTCGGTGACCTAGGGCGCACGTTGAACATAATGACGGCTAATTTGCGTAATATGATCGGCACAGTAAAATCCACTTCTATTCAATTGACACGAAACTCGCTTGATACCACTGCTTCATTAAATGAAATGCAGATGGCTGTTCAGCAAGTGGCACATAATATGAGTGAAACGGCAGCCTCTATTTCCGACGGGACAATCAATGCGGAACATGCCTCGAAAATCTTGTCTACTCTGGCGAATGATCTTCAAGATTCAAAAGAAAAAGCGGACTTAAGTGTTGAGAATTCCCAATTGACTATGCAGACTGCTGAGGAAGGTCAGCATAGCGTAAATGATATCAATAATGATATGGAAAAAATAAGGGTATCTTCAAATGAAGCGGGCGGTACGATTCAAAATTTAATTGAATCTACAACAAAAATCCAAAACATTACTAACTCAATTGCGAGTATAGCTGCACAGACGAACTTACTGGCGCTAAATGCATCTATTGAAGCTGCACGGGCTGGCGAACACGGAAAAGGATTTGCAGTAGTTGCAGAAGAAGTACGGAAACTCGCCGAACAATCCAATATAGAAGTGCTTGAAGTTGAAAAACTTGTGCATGATATTACAGAAAGTATCAGTCAAGTTGTTTCCTCTACTTCAGAAAGCACAAAACTTATTGAATCTGGGACGGAAACAGTTCGTATGACCGCTACATCTTTGAGTAATATCTCACGTGCTGTCTCGGAAACCGTTAAAGAAATAAATCTGATTTCGGAATTAACGACAGCAGAAGCGGAGAGTTCAAGCAGGGTAGTCGAGCTTATCAATCAACTTACCCAATCAATTCATTCGATTGAAGATATGACAAATAATATTTCTGCAGCAACAGAGCAGACATCAGCTTCAATTGATGAAGTCGCAATTCGTTCCGCTGAAATGAGTCATATGGCACAAGACCTTGAGAAGGTTGTCGGACAGTTTAGATTAGAATAA
- a CDS encoding GNAT family N-acetyltransferase produces MLKENKLMAIKQLQKECENADGIQLKLNWEMLREREGRQMDFSYEKNGQLIACLSLYGFGSTVEVCGMVIPEERRKGHFTRLWQQALVTIEQYGFQTILLNAPSTSITAKEWLSKQPYTYAFSEYQMRWSERPIEASDEILLRVAKPSDANLEVKLDVLAFGMDEEDARSHLERIKERQDEQFLMIEADNRTVGKVRINRTEGEAWIYGFAILPEFQGRGYGRKVLRNIVKSEHDAGNQICLEVEAKNNRALTLYESVGFIKIQGQDYYKKNRV; encoded by the coding sequence ATGTTGAAAGAGAATAAATTAATGGCAATTAAACAGCTTCAAAAAGAATGCGAAAACGCTGATGGTATTCAACTAAAATTAAATTGGGAGATGCTACGCGAAAGAGAAGGACGACAAATGGATTTTTCTTATGAAAAGAACGGTCAACTTATCGCTTGTTTATCCCTATATGGTTTCGGATCTACCGTTGAAGTATGTGGGATGGTTATACCCGAAGAACGAAGAAAAGGTCATTTCACTAGGCTTTGGCAACAAGCCTTAGTAACAATCGAACAGTACGGCTTTCAAACAATTCTATTGAATGCACCATCAACTTCTATCACCGCTAAGGAATGGCTATCTAAACAGCCATATACATATGCGTTTTCTGAGTATCAGATGCGCTGGTCGGAACGGCCAATTGAAGCGAGTGATGAGATTCTTCTGCGGGTTGCAAAACCAAGTGATGCAAATCTTGAGGTGAAGCTTGACGTTCTTGCTTTTGGAATGGATGAAGAAGATGCGCGTTCTCATCTGGAACGCATAAAAGAAAGACAGGATGAGCAGTTTCTAATGATTGAGGCAGATAACAGAACGGTCGGTAAAGTGCGGATCAATCGAACCGAAGGCGAAGCGTGGATTTACGGATTTGCTATCTTACCTGAATTTCAAGGGAGAGGGTATGGAAGAAAAGTACTTCGTAATATAGTGAAAAGCGAGCACGATGCGGGTAATCAAATATGTCTTGAAGTGGAAGCTAAAAATAATCGTGCACTTACCCTCTATGAATCAGTCGGTTTCATAAAAATACAAGGACAAGATTATTATAAAAAAAATAGAGTGTAA
- a CDS encoding DUF2161 domain-containing phosphodiesterase, translating to MVVSFNYVYHNNEVKFNMTGKTTKRYEVDLYKPVKEYFAQQGYDVHGEVNECDVAAVKDQELVLIELKLTLNIDLLVQATKRQRLTNHVYVAIPKPKINFRSKKWKGICHLVRRLELGLIIVSFLEDDARAEVVFHPASFDRKKSMQRSKKKRNDILTEMEGRLGDYNVGGSHQTKIMTAYKENCIFIACCLLQAGPLSPKSLREMGTGEKTLTILNKNYYGWFDRIQRGMYMINDTGESELHKFQALSDHYHKLVRETRGVYLENHETRENN from the coding sequence ATGGTAGTATCGTTCAATTATGTATACCATAATAATGAGGTGAAGTTCAACATGACAGGCAAGACGACCAAGCGATATGAAGTCGATTTATATAAACCGGTAAAAGAATACTTTGCACAACAAGGGTACGATGTCCATGGTGAAGTGAATGAGTGTGATGTGGCTGCAGTTAAAGATCAGGAACTAGTCCTCATCGAGCTGAAACTGACACTGAACATCGATCTTTTAGTCCAAGCTACAAAAAGACAGCGGCTAACGAATCATGTTTATGTCGCTATTCCTAAACCAAAAATCAACTTCCGTTCGAAAAAGTGGAAAGGTATTTGTCATTTGGTAAGAAGATTGGAGTTAGGTCTAATCATCGTTTCATTCCTAGAAGATGACGCGCGGGCGGAAGTAGTATTTCACCCCGCGTCCTTTGACCGAAAGAAAAGTATGCAGCGCAGCAAGAAAAAAAGAAATGATATACTTACTGAAATGGAAGGCAGACTCGGAGATTACAACGTTGGCGGAAGCCATCAGACTAAAATAATGACTGCCTATAAAGAAAATTGTATTTTTATAGCTTGCTGCCTTCTGCAAGCCGGACCTTTATCGCCTAAATCCTTACGGGAGATGGGGACAGGAGAAAAAACCTTAACGATCCTGAATAAAAATTATTATGGATGGTTTGATCGGATCCAGAGGGGGATGTATATGATTAATGACACAGGGGAAAGTGAGTTGCACAAATTTCAGGCCCTTTCTGATCACTATCATAAACTTGTAAGAGAAACTAGAGGTGTTTACTTGGAAAACCATGAGACCAGGGAAAATAATTAA
- a CDS encoding MarR family winged helix-turn-helix transcriptional regulator produces the protein MSNQTIFELLHTIEQVTHKMHVKWRQQADYDLGISHILALHELQVHGESRPSDLARILNFTPASLTHLSTKLLNKELITRRQDDTDRRITYWTITNKGEALLTVAQKDGQHLRLNVFSHLTEAEQQSLLSIYTKLNQSLK, from the coding sequence ATGTCTAATCAGACAATTTTTGAACTTCTGCATACGATTGAACAAGTGACACATAAAATGCATGTAAAGTGGCGGCAACAAGCGGATTACGATCTTGGCATCTCTCATATTCTTGCCTTGCATGAATTACAGGTGCACGGTGAAAGCCGGCCTTCAGATCTTGCCCGTATTTTGAACTTTACACCGGCATCTCTAACGCATCTTTCAACTAAACTTTTAAACAAAGAACTAATCACGCGTCGCCAGGATGATACTGACCGCCGTATCACCTATTGGACTATCACGAATAAAGGGGAAGCTTTACTTACTGTAGCCCAAAAAGATGGCCAGCATCTTCGTCTAAATGTATTTTCGCATTTGACAGAAGCGGAACAGCAATCATTGCTTTCCATTTACACAAAGTTGAATCAGTCACTAAAATAA